A portion of the Candidatus Eisenbacteria bacterium genome contains these proteins:
- a CDS encoding UvrD-helicase domain-containing protein produces MSVPLPNPEGLNPAQRAAVEHDSGPALVIAGAGSGKTRVLTARIARLLARGVRPEAVLAFTFTNRAAREMRERIERAVGALAGRLWIGTFHATAVRLLRREAATLGLPAAFSIYDREDQEGLLREARRDLGLDDSAYRAGVVLARISDCKNALVGPEHAERAAMTPFDRNVAAIFARYQAALRRAGALDFDDLIAEAARLFLEHPEAGARWSRRFEHVLVDEYQDTNHAQFRLVQAIASAHGNLFVVGDDDQSIYGWRGADLSNVLEFERAFPGAVTLRLEQNYRSTGNILAAANAVIAHNRARKGKTLWCDREAGARLRFVLCADEAAEARRVRRHLEDRRRAGGRLADCAVLYRTNAQSRALETELRHAGLAYEIVGGVSFYQRREVKDVLAWLRLVVNPADTASFFRVWNTPRRGLGPAVQGLIESRLALGATPAAALRALRDEGALRGAARAGATQLVDLLDELGALREEPLGVLFSRLLERSGYLGHLEAASDGEEDLRDRLANVQELAAAGAQFSEEGRGGLLEYLSECSLLTDADRLDEAADRVLLLTAHNAKGLEFASVVVAGLEEGLLPHASALDDDGELEEERRLFYVALTRARDQVLLTAASFRRRFVSAESGVPAWGAQVSRFVDEIPAELLEREADGQGSWGGGDREARTAHRARAGLRRGEARGGAASRREGGRYDPREEAADASFDFDDGAGGPSYGVTAAPVRGAAARRAVGRRVMHERFGAGTVLEAEGEGPDMKLTVRFTGSIKKVLARFVSGVGDDD; encoded by the coding sequence GTGTCCGTGCCGCTCCCGAATCCCGAAGGGCTCAATCCCGCCCAGCGCGCGGCGGTGGAACACGACTCCGGCCCGGCGCTGGTCATCGCCGGAGCGGGTTCCGGCAAGACACGGGTGCTGACCGCGCGCATCGCGCGGCTGCTGGCGCGCGGCGTGCGGCCGGAGGCGGTGCTCGCGTTCACGTTCACCAACCGTGCGGCGCGCGAGATGCGCGAGCGCATCGAGCGCGCCGTCGGCGCGCTGGCCGGACGCCTGTGGATCGGAACGTTCCACGCCACCGCGGTGCGGCTGCTGCGCCGCGAGGCCGCGACCCTCGGACTTCCCGCCGCCTTCTCGATCTACGACCGCGAGGACCAGGAAGGCCTGCTGCGCGAGGCGCGGCGCGATCTCGGCCTCGACGACAGCGCCTACCGGGCGGGCGTCGTGCTGGCCCGCATCTCGGACTGCAAGAACGCGCTGGTCGGGCCCGAGCACGCCGAGCGCGCGGCGATGACGCCGTTCGATCGCAACGTCGCCGCGATCTTCGCGCGTTACCAGGCCGCGCTGCGTCGCGCCGGGGCGCTGGACTTCGACGACCTGATCGCCGAGGCCGCCCGGCTGTTTCTCGAGCACCCGGAGGCCGGCGCGCGCTGGAGCCGCCGCTTCGAACACGTGCTGGTGGACGAGTACCAGGACACGAACCACGCGCAGTTCCGGCTGGTGCAGGCGATCGCGTCCGCGCACGGGAACCTGTTCGTGGTCGGGGACGACGACCAGTCCATCTATGGCTGGCGCGGCGCGGATCTCAGCAACGTCCTCGAGTTCGAACGGGCCTTCCCCGGCGCGGTGACCCTGCGGCTGGAGCAGAACTACCGCTCGACCGGCAACATCCTGGCGGCCGCCAACGCGGTCATCGCCCACAACCGGGCGCGCAAGGGCAAGACCCTGTGGTGCGACCGGGAAGCGGGCGCGCGACTGCGTTTCGTGCTGTGCGCGGACGAGGCCGCCGAGGCGCGGCGCGTCCGCAGGCACCTCGAGGATCGCCGGAGAGCGGGCGGCCGGCTGGCCGACTGCGCGGTGCTGTACCGCACGAACGCGCAGTCGCGGGCGCTCGAAACCGAACTGCGGCACGCCGGACTCGCCTACGAGATCGTCGGCGGCGTTTCGTTCTACCAGCGGCGGGAGGTCAAGGACGTGCTGGCCTGGCTCCGGCTGGTCGTGAACCCGGCCGACACGGCGTCCTTCTTCCGCGTCTGGAACACGCCGCGCCGCGGCCTCGGCCCCGCCGTCCAGGGGCTGATCGAGTCCCGGCTCGCGCTCGGGGCGACGCCGGCCGCCGCGCTGCGCGCGCTGCGCGACGAGGGCGCGTTGCGCGGCGCCGCCCGCGCGGGGGCGACGCAGCTCGTGGATCTGCTCGACGAGTTGGGCGCGCTCCGCGAGGAGCCGCTCGGCGTGCTCTTCTCGCGGCTGCTGGAGCGCAGCGGCTACCTCGGCCACCTCGAGGCCGCGAGCGACGGCGAGGAGGACCTGCGCGACCGCCTCGCGAACGTGCAGGAGCTGGCCGCGGCCGGAGCGCAGTTCTCGGAGGAGGGCCGCGGCGGATTGCTCGAATATCTCTCGGAGTGCTCGCTGCTGACGGACGCCGACCGTCTGGACGAGGCCGCCGACCGCGTGCTGTTGCTGACGGCGCACAACGCCAAGGGGCTCGAGTTCGCGAGCGTCGTCGTCGCGGGCCTGGAGGAGGGCCTGCTGCCGCACGCCTCGGCCCTGGACGACGACGGCGAACTCGAGGAGGAGCGGCGGCTGTTCTACGTGGCGCTGACGCGCGCCCGCGACCAGGTGCTGCTGACGGCCGCCTCGTTCCGGCGCCGGTTCGTGTCCGCCGAGAGCGGGGTTCCGGCGTGGGGCGCGCAGGTGTCGCGTTTCGTGGACGAAATCCCGGCGGAACTGCTGGAGCGCGAGGCCGACGGCCAGGGTTCCTGGGGAGGCGGGGATCGCGAGGCGCGCACGGCGCACCGGGCGCGCGCCGGCCTGCGACGCGGCGAAGCCCGGGGCGGCGCGGCCTCGCGCCGGGAGGGCGGGCGGTACGACCCGCGCGAGGAGGCGGCGGACGCTTCGTTCGACTTCGACGACGGCGCCGGCGGACCTTCGTACGGAGTCACGGCGGCGCCGGTGCGGGGCGCCGCGGCGCGGCGGGCGGTCGGCCGGAGGGTGATGCACGAGCGGTTCGGCGCGGGGACCGTGCTGGAGGCCGAGGGCGAAGGCCCCGACATGAAGCTCACGGTGCGATTCACCGGCTCGATCAAGAAGGTCCTGGCGCGCTTCGTGAGCGGGGTGGGCGATGACGATTGA
- the gatC gene encoding Asp-tRNA(Asn)/Glu-tRNA(Gln) amidotransferase subunit GatC, producing the protein MTIDASEVRRVAALAKLELAEGSLERVAGELSSVLEFAATLNALDLADCEPAAFAPADAPLRADAPDGRTLGAEDVLAGAPETRDGCFVVPPIVENLNP; encoded by the coding sequence ATGACGATTGACGCCTCCGAGGTCCGGCGCGTCGCCGCGCTCGCGAAGCTCGAACTCGCCGAAGGATCCCTCGAGCGCGTCGCCGGAGAACTCTCGAGCGTGCTCGAGTTCGCCGCGACGCTGAACGCGCTCGACCTCGCGGACTGCGAACCGGCGGCGTTCGCGCCCGCGGACGCGCCGCTTCGCGCCGACGCGCCCGACGGCCGGACGCTCGGCGCCGAGGACGTGCTGGCCGGCGCGCCCGAGACCCGCGACGGCTGTTTCGTCGTGCCGCCGATCGTGGAGAACCTGAACCCGTGA
- the gatA gene encoding Asp-tRNA(Asn)/Glu-tRNA(Gln) amidotransferase subunit GatA produces the protein MTDPGLAWRDSAARIAAQVRAGVLEPVAAAESGWDGPAKRWERDVHAVVHSDPEARHAAASAASREGPLAGVPVLLKDNLCTTDYPTTCASRILAGWHSPYDATVVRRLREAGAVVVGKSNMDEFAMGSSTEFSCYGPTRNPHDLERVPGGSSGGSAAAVAYGLVPLALGSDTGGSVRQPAAFCGVYGLKPTYGRLSRYGLVAFGSSLDQVGIFARHAGDVALAYAALAGDDPFDATLREGAPPDVSGWDGGVRGLRFGWPANLWAHGVDAAVVGALERSAGALERSGAMRVPIEFLPGEFGVAAYYLIATAEASSNLARFDGVRYGRRAAGVEDVNALYARSRGEGFGPEVQRRILLGTYALSSGYYDEYYAKAQRARTRIVREYAAAFARCDVMLMPVAPTPAFRLGEKTDDPLAMYLSDVFTIGANLAGLPALAVPAGRSPERLPVAVQLLAPADGEPLLLRAARAIESEGVEARIPRGFEPEVVWPGSR, from the coding sequence GTGACGGACCCTGGCCTCGCCTGGCGCGACTCGGCCGCACGGATCGCCGCGCAGGTGCGCGCCGGCGTGCTTGAGCCCGTGGCGGCGGCGGAGAGCGGCTGGGACGGCCCCGCGAAGCGCTGGGAGCGCGACGTTCACGCGGTCGTCCACTCGGATCCCGAGGCGCGCCACGCGGCGGCGAGCGCGGCTTCGCGCGAGGGTCCGCTCGCCGGCGTTCCGGTGCTGCTCAAGGACAATCTGTGCACCACCGACTATCCGACCACCTGCGCGTCGCGCATCCTCGCCGGCTGGCACTCGCCCTACGACGCGACCGTGGTGCGGCGCCTGCGCGAAGCCGGAGCGGTGGTGGTCGGCAAAAGCAACATGGACGAGTTCGCGATGGGCTCCTCGACCGAGTTCAGCTGCTACGGACCGACGCGCAACCCGCACGACCTCGAGCGCGTGCCCGGCGGATCGAGCGGCGGCTCGGCGGCGGCGGTCGCCTACGGGCTCGTGCCGCTGGCCCTGGGCTCGGACACCGGCGGGTCGGTGCGCCAGCCGGCCGCGTTCTGCGGCGTCTACGGCCTCAAGCCCACCTACGGACGGTTGTCGCGCTACGGGCTCGTCGCCTTCGGCTCCTCGCTCGACCAGGTGGGAATCTTCGCGCGCCACGCCGGCGACGTCGCGCTCGCCTACGCTGCGCTCGCGGGCGACGATCCCTTCGACGCGACGCTGCGCGAGGGCGCGCCTCCCGACGTGTCGGGATGGGACGGTGGCGTGCGCGGACTGCGCTTCGGATGGCCCGCCAACCTGTGGGCGCACGGCGTGGACGCGGCCGTGGTCGGCGCGCTGGAGCGCTCCGCCGGCGCGCTCGAGCGTTCGGGCGCGATGCGCGTCCCGATCGAGTTCCTGCCGGGAGAGTTCGGGGTCGCCGCCTACTACCTGATCGCCACCGCCGAGGCGAGCAGCAACCTCGCCCGCTTCGACGGCGTGCGCTACGGCCGCAGGGCCGCGGGCGTGGAGGACGTGAACGCGCTGTACGCGCGCTCCCGGGGCGAAGGCTTCGGGCCCGAGGTCCAGCGGCGCATCCTGCTCGGGACGTACGCGCTCTCGTCCGGCTACTACGACGAGTATTACGCGAAGGCGCAGCGCGCGCGCACGCGCATCGTCCGCGAGTACGCGGCCGCGTTCGCGCGCTGCGACGTGATGCTGATGCCGGTCGCGCCCACCCCGGCCTTCCGGCTCGGCGAGAAGACCGACGACCCGCTGGCCATGTACCTGAGCGACGTGTTCACGATCGGCGCCAATCTCGCCGGCCTGCCCGCGCTGGCGGTGCCGGCGGGCCGGTCGCCGGAGCGGCTGCCGGTCGCGGTCCAGCTGCTGGCGCCCGCCGACGGCGAGCCGCTGCTGCTGCGCGCCGCGCGGGCGATCGAGTCGGAGGGAGTCGAGGCGCGGATTCCGCGCGGCTTCGAACCGGAGGTGGTATGGCCTGGGAGCCGGTGA
- the gatB gene encoding Asp-tRNA(Asn)/Glu-tRNA(Gln) amidotransferase subunit GatB, with translation MAWEPVIGLECHIQLATRTKMFCGCPVAFGEEPNTNVCPVCLGLPGALPRLNAAAVDDALALGLALGCRIRPESVFARKNYFYPDMPKNYQITQYDRPLCEGGALTVAGGDGARAIALTRIHCEEDAGKSFHPERHGDLRLSKVEFNRAGTPLLELVTEPELASAGECAAFLLALRRLVRWLGVSGGDMEKAQLRCDANVSLRRTGTAGLGVKTEIKNLNSIKAVERGVAAEIARQSALLDRGEPVVQSTLLYDADHDRLAVMRTKEDAHDYRYFPEPDLPVLRVDEQRLAVAKAALPELPWAREARFAGQYALPAYDAGVLTDSRELSEYFEACARGADAKLASNWIMVEVLRVLKDRGWSVSRWADRVPPGRLRDLLARVGAKDLPGPVAKQVFAWMADEDGTVDALLARHGVQVRASADDLRPLVREVLDAHPEAIAQLHGGKAAAFGFLVGQVMKRSGGQAVPQTVQALLREELAARTGKP, from the coding sequence ATGGCCTGGGAGCCGGTGATCGGGCTCGAGTGCCACATCCAGCTCGCCACGCGCACGAAGATGTTCTGCGGCTGCCCGGTCGCTTTCGGGGAGGAGCCGAACACGAACGTCTGCCCGGTGTGCCTCGGCCTGCCCGGAGCGCTGCCGCGGCTGAACGCGGCCGCGGTGGACGACGCGCTCGCGCTCGGGCTCGCGCTCGGCTGCCGCATCCGGCCCGAGAGCGTGTTCGCGCGCAAGAACTACTTCTATCCCGACATGCCGAAGAACTACCAGATCACGCAGTACGACCGGCCGCTGTGCGAAGGCGGCGCGCTGACGGTGGCGGGGGGCGACGGAGCGCGCGCGATCGCGCTCACCCGCATCCACTGCGAGGAGGACGCCGGCAAGTCGTTCCATCCCGAACGCCACGGGGACCTGCGCCTCTCGAAGGTGGAGTTCAACCGGGCCGGGACGCCCCTGCTCGAGCTGGTGACCGAGCCGGAGCTGGCGAGCGCCGGGGAATGCGCGGCGTTCCTGCTCGCCCTGCGCCGGCTGGTGCGCTGGCTCGGCGTGTCGGGCGGCGACATGGAGAAGGCGCAGCTCCGCTGCGACGCCAACGTCTCGCTGCGCAGGACGGGGACCGCCGGGCTGGGCGTCAAGACCGAGATCAAGAACCTCAACAGCATCAAGGCCGTCGAACGCGGCGTCGCCGCGGAGATCGCCCGCCAGTCGGCGCTGCTCGATCGCGGCGAGCCGGTGGTCCAGTCCACGCTGCTCTACGACGCCGACCACGATCGCCTGGCGGTCATGCGCACGAAGGAGGACGCGCACGACTACCGGTACTTCCCCGAGCCCGACCTGCCGGTGCTGCGCGTGGACGAGCAGCGCCTGGCGGTCGCGAAGGCGGCGCTTCCCGAACTGCCGTGGGCACGCGAGGCGCGCTTCGCCGGGCAGTACGCGTTGCCGGCCTACGACGCCGGCGTGCTCACCGACTCGCGCGAACTCTCGGAGTACTTCGAGGCCTGCGCACGCGGCGCGGATGCCAAGCTCGCGAGCAACTGGATCATGGTCGAGGTGCTGCGCGTTCTGAAGGACCGCGGCTGGTCCGTGTCGCGCTGGGCCGATCGGGTGCCGCCCGGGCGGCTGCGCGACCTGCTGGCGAGAGTCGGAGCGAAGGATCTTCCCGGCCCGGTCGCCAAGCAGGTGTTCGCCTGGATGGCGGACGAGGACGGCACGGTGGACGCGCTGCTCGCCCGCCACGGCGTGCAGGTGCGGGCTTCCGCCGACGATCTCCGGCCGCTGGTGCGCGAGGTGCTCGACGCGCACCCGGAAGCCATCGCGCAGCTGCACGGCGGCAAGGCGGCGGCCTTCGGCTTCCTGGTCGGGCAGGTGATGAAGCGCAGCGGCGGGCAGGCGGTGCCGCAGACCGTCCAGGCGCTGCTGCGCGAGGAACTCGCCGCCCGCACCGGGAAGCCGTGA